One part of the Thermococcus radiotolerans genome encodes these proteins:
- a CDS encoding carboxymuconolactone decarboxylase family protein, producing the protein MDYDEVNVKLQEIEELLDKLGKEHPKEISAFSRFLRETLDNKALTTREKELIALALGIAQGCEWCIYLHTQKALAAGAKPEELIEAGLVAVLMAGGPALMHLIPLVKAIENFGKGQKA; encoded by the coding sequence ATGGATTACGACGAGGTTAACGTCAAACTTCAGGAAATAGAGGAGCTCCTTGACAAACTCGGAAAGGAGCACCCGAAGGAGATATCGGCCTTCTCCCGCTTCCTGCGTGAGACCCTCGACAACAAGGCACTGACGACCCGTGAGAAGGAGCTCATAGCCCTTGCCCTCGGCATCGCCCAGGGCTGCGAGTGGTGCATCTACCTCCACACCCAGAAGGCCCTCGCCGCCGGCGCAAAGCCCGAGGAGCTTATCGAAGCCGGCCTCGTGGCGGTTCTCATGGCCGGTGGTCCGGCGCTGATGCATCTCATCCCGCTCGTGAAGGCTATAGAGAACTTCGGAAAAGGACAAAAGGCGTGA
- a CDS encoding 3-methyl-2-oxobutanoate dehydrogenase subunit beta, which translates to MEIPENVKKRLSIPADEHFYAGHTACQGCGASLGIRYVLKAYGRKTIFTIPACCSTIIAGPWPYTAFEANLFHTAFETTGAVMGGIEAALKAKGYKVKGEDGIMVVGWAGDGGTADIGLQALSGFLERGHDAVYIMYDNEAYMNTGIQRSGSTPYGAWTTNTPGGKKHFLERRHKKKVIDIVIAHEIPYAATASIAFPEDFIRKLKKARKTPGPSFIQLFAPCPTGWRSPTDKSIEIARLAVQTAYFPLFEYENGRYKINMPSTKKEPKPIEEFLKLQGRFKYMTKEDIEILQQWVNHEWEKLKKLAEVFG; encoded by the coding sequence ATGGAGATTCCAGAGAACGTTAAGAAGAGGTTGAGCATCCCCGCTGATGAGCACTTTTACGCCGGTCACACGGCCTGCCAGGGCTGTGGGGCCTCCCTCGGCATCCGCTACGTGCTGAAGGCGTACGGAAGGAAGACCATATTCACAATCCCTGCGTGCTGTTCGACAATCATCGCCGGTCCCTGGCCGTACACCGCCTTCGAGGCCAACCTGTTCCACACCGCCTTCGAGACCACCGGTGCCGTCATGGGCGGTATCGAGGCGGCACTCAAGGCCAAGGGATACAAGGTCAAGGGCGAGGACGGAATAATGGTCGTCGGCTGGGCCGGTGACGGTGGTACCGCGGACATCGGTCTCCAGGCACTTTCAGGCTTCCTTGAGAGGGGCCACGACGCTGTTTACATAATGTACGACAACGAGGCTTACATGAACACCGGAATCCAGAGGTCGGGTTCAACCCCCTACGGAGCCTGGACCACCAACACCCCCGGTGGAAAGAAGCACTTCCTCGAGAGGAGGCACAAGAAGAAGGTCATAGACATTGTCATCGCCCACGAGATACCCTACGCGGCAACCGCCAGCATAGCCTTCCCCGAGGACTTCATAAGGAAGCTCAAGAAGGCTAGGAAGACCCCTGGACCGAGCTTCATCCAGCTCTTCGCGCCGTGCCCGACCGGCTGGCGCTCACCGACCGACAAGAGCATTGAGATAGCCCGCCTGGCGGTTCAGACGGCGTACTTCCCGCTCTTCGAGTACGAGAACGGAAGGTACAAGATCAACATGCCCTCAACGAAGAAGGAGCCCAAGCCCATAGAGGAGTTCCTCAAGCTCCAGGGCAGGTTCAAGTACATGACCAAGGAGGACATAGAGATCCTCCAGCAGTGGGTCAACCACGAGTGGGAGAAGCTCAAGAAGCTCGCCGAGGTCTTCGGCTGA
- a CDS encoding inorganic phosphate transporter, with protein sequence MDGLALTAIAVAFYIAWNIGSNDSANAMGTAVGAGILSFRQATLTIAIFVLMGAYMRGYKVMKTVGEGIVPSGFLTMEMAVIALLAAGVWVTIATVKGLPVSTTQAIVGGVIGVGLAASAPVNWYTLLKIASAWVVSPVLSGILAIILFRFYSWAISRIKSVSTIETLYKALAVLGGSYMAFNFGTNEVANASGPLVGAGFMEPKVAGIFGAIALSIGALTFSYAVMHTVGKKITALGPVSAFAAQFGSAIAVSLANFFGLPVSSSQSIVGGVVGVGLLAGEGVERSVIRDIIFGWVATPLTAIVISLVIFKAFSLVGLV encoded by the coding sequence ATGGACGGCCTGGCCCTGACAGCGATTGCGGTGGCGTTCTACATAGCCTGGAACATAGGCTCCAACGATTCCGCCAATGCAATGGGCACCGCCGTCGGCGCCGGGATACTCAGCTTCCGCCAGGCCACGCTCACAATAGCGATATTCGTTCTCATGGGCGCTTACATGAGGGGTTACAAGGTCATGAAGACCGTGGGGGAGGGGATAGTTCCCAGCGGCTTTTTGACCATGGAGATGGCGGTTATAGCCCTCCTGGCTGCAGGGGTCTGGGTGACGATAGCGACCGTTAAGGGACTGCCGGTTTCCACGACCCAGGCGATAGTGGGAGGTGTCATCGGGGTTGGCCTCGCGGCGAGCGCGCCCGTCAACTGGTACACCCTCCTCAAGATAGCCTCCGCTTGGGTCGTCTCACCCGTACTCTCGGGGATACTGGCCATAATCCTCTTCAGGTTCTATTCGTGGGCCATCTCCAGAATCAAGAGCGTCTCGACGATTGAAACCCTATACAAGGCCCTCGCCGTACTCGGGGGCTCGTACATGGCATTCAACTTCGGGACGAACGAGGTTGCGAACGCCTCTGGTCCGCTCGTCGGTGCCGGTTTCATGGAGCCCAAGGTGGCCGGCATCTTCGGGGCCATCGCCCTTTCAATCGGCGCGCTCACCTTCAGCTACGCGGTTATGCACACCGTCGGAAAGAAGATAACTGCCCTCGGCCCGGTTTCGGCCTTCGCGGCCCAATTCGGCTCGGCAATAGCCGTCAGCCTGGCGAACTTCTTCGGCCTCCCCGTGAGCTCGAGCCAGTCCATAGTCGGCGGCGTCGTTGGCGTTGGCCTTCTCGCGGGGGAGGGCGTTGAGAGGTCGGTCATCAGGGACATAATCTTCGGCTGGGTCGCCACGCCGCTGACGGCCATAGTCATCTCCCTGGTGATATTCAAGGCTTTCTCGCTGGTCGGGCTGGTTTAG
- the porA gene encoding pyruvate ferredoxin oxidoreductase → MAEYKPIRKVVSGNYAAAYAVKHARVEVVAAYPITPQTSIIEKIAEFLANGEIEGLEYVPVESEHSAMAACIGASATGARAFTATSAQGLALMHEMLHWASGARLPIVMVDVNRAMAPPWSVWDDQTDSLAQRDTGWMQFYAENNQEVYDGVLMAFKVAETVNLPAMVVESAFILSHTYDVVEMIPQELVDEFLPPRKPLYTLTDFDNPIAVGALGGPNDYYEFRYKVQKAMEEAEKVIHEVGKEFGERFGRDYSQMIELYRTEDADFVFMGMGSLMGTVKQAVDVLREEGYKVGAAKVRWFRPFPKKELYELAKSVDGIAVLDRNFSFGQEGILFNEAKGALYNTDAKPLIKNYIVGLGGRDFTVADVRKIAENMKAIIEKGELDVEVDWYHLKR, encoded by the coding sequence ATGGCCGAGTACAAGCCCATTAGGAAGGTTGTAAGCGGCAACTACGCGGCGGCTTACGCCGTTAAGCACGCCCGCGTTGAGGTCGTCGCGGCCTACCCGATCACTCCCCAGACGAGCATCATCGAGAAGATAGCCGAATTCCTGGCCAACGGCGAGATCGAGGGACTTGAGTACGTTCCCGTTGAAAGCGAACACTCAGCCATGGCGGCCTGTATAGGTGCCAGTGCCACCGGCGCCAGGGCATTCACTGCAACCTCCGCCCAGGGTCTGGCACTCATGCATGAGATGCTTCACTGGGCCAGCGGAGCGAGGCTGCCGATAGTCATGGTCGACGTTAACCGTGCCATGGCTCCCCCCTGGAGCGTGTGGGACGACCAGACGGACAGCCTTGCCCAGCGCGACACCGGATGGATGCAGTTCTACGCCGAGAACAACCAGGAGGTCTACGACGGCGTGCTGATGGCCTTCAAGGTCGCCGAGACCGTCAACCTCCCGGCCATGGTTGTCGAAAGCGCCTTCATACTTAGCCACACCTACGACGTCGTAGAGATGATTCCCCAGGAGCTGGTTGACGAGTTCCTCCCGCCGAGGAAGCCGCTCTACACCCTCACCGACTTCGACAACCCGATAGCCGTCGGTGCCCTCGGAGGTCCCAACGACTACTACGAGTTCCGCTACAAGGTGCAGAAGGCCATGGAAGAGGCCGAGAAGGTCATCCACGAGGTCGGTAAGGAGTTCGGCGAGCGCTTTGGAAGGGACTACAGCCAGATGATAGAGCTCTACAGGACGGAGGATGCCGACTTCGTCTTCATGGGCATGGGTTCGCTCATGGGAACCGTCAAGCAGGCCGTCGATGTTCTCCGCGAGGAGGGCTACAAGGTCGGTGCCGCGAAGGTCCGCTGGTTCAGGCCCTTCCCGAAGAAAGAGCTCTACGAGCTGGCAAAGAGCGTTGATGGCATAGCCGTCCTCGACAGGAACTTCTCCTTCGGACAGGAGGGCATACTCTTCAACGAGGCCAAGGGAGCGCTCTACAACACCGACGCGAAGCCGCTCATCAAGAACTACATCGTCGGCCTTGGCGGAAGGGACTTCACGGTCGCCGACGTCAGGAAGATAGCCGAGAACATGAAGGCGATAATCGAAAAGGGAGAGCTTGATGTAGAGGTGGACTGGTACCACCTTAAGAGGTGA
- the hflX gene encoding GTPase HflX has translation MRAIGVIRKSRRDRISREEFEELLESAGYEVVAILEQNREEHPKYNIGKGKLEELKELVGELEPDRVIFANKLTPSQAYNLWKELRVEIMDKWQLVLEIFERRAHSKEAKLQVELASLQYEVPLVKEAIRRIKLGDRAGFKGMGEYQTRQYLKHIRYRMGRIRKELEKVKADREVKRKRREEVGFILLALAGYTNAGKSTLLNTLAREEIEAKNQMFTTLDTTTRRFKLSGKRVLLTDTVGFIDGLPPFIVEAFHSTLEEIVKADIILLVLDVSEPWPEIRRKFLASLNVLRELKTLDRPMIVVLNKIDLTTEEDVRDKAGRIEEIIEERGINVSRVVAISAKLGQLEELYSALEEVILTLPKYGAFEITVSEPEKVPQVMALINAIGEVLEVEYGEETRIEAYIQTGMIKELTRLGVGIRRLSVENE, from the coding sequence ATGAGGGCGATAGGGGTCATAAGGAAATCGAGGCGGGACAGGATAAGCCGCGAGGAGTTTGAGGAGCTTTTGGAAAGCGCCGGCTATGAGGTAGTGGCGATTCTGGAGCAGAACAGGGAGGAGCATCCCAAGTACAACATCGGAAAGGGCAAGCTGGAGGAGCTGAAGGAGCTCGTGGGGGAGCTCGAGCCGGACAGGGTGATATTCGCCAACAAGCTCACGCCGAGCCAGGCATACAACCTCTGGAAGGAGCTCAGGGTTGAAATCATGGACAAGTGGCAGCTCGTCCTGGAGATATTCGAGAGGCGGGCGCATTCCAAGGAGGCCAAACTCCAGGTTGAACTCGCCTCGCTCCAGTACGAGGTCCCCCTGGTGAAGGAGGCGATAAGGAGGATAAAACTCGGAGACAGGGCCGGTTTCAAGGGAATGGGTGAATATCAGACCCGGCAGTACCTCAAGCACATCAGATACCGCATGGGAAGGATCAGAAAGGAGCTGGAGAAGGTCAAAGCCGATAGAGAGGTGAAGAGGAAGCGCCGTGAAGAGGTCGGCTTCATACTCCTGGCTCTGGCGGGCTACACGAACGCCGGCAAGTCGACCCTCCTCAACACCCTGGCGAGGGAGGAGATAGAGGCGAAAAACCAGATGTTCACGACGCTCGATACAACCACACGGCGCTTCAAGCTCTCGGGAAAGAGGGTTCTCCTGACAGACACGGTTGGCTTCATAGATGGTCTTCCCCCCTTCATAGTCGAGGCATTCCACTCGACGCTTGAGGAGATAGTGAAGGCGGACATAATACTCCTCGTCCTCGACGTCAGCGAGCCCTGGCCCGAGATAAGGAGGAAGTTTCTGGCCTCCCTCAACGTCCTCAGGGAACTGAAGACCCTCGACAGGCCGATGATAGTTGTGCTCAACAAGATAGACCTGACCACCGAGGAGGACGTGAGGGACAAGGCGGGGAGGATAGAGGAGATAATCGAGGAACGCGGGATAAACGTCTCCCGCGTGGTGGCGATATCGGCCAAGCTAGGTCAACTGGAGGAGCTTTACAGCGCCCTCGAGGAGGTCATCCTCACCCTTCCGAAGTACGGTGCCTTCGAGATAACCGTGAGCGAGCCCGAGAAGGTGCCGCAGGTTATGGCGCTGATAAACGCCATCGGCGAGGTTTTGGAAGTGGAATACGGCGAGGAAACGCGGATAGAGGCCTACATCCAGACAGGAATGATAAAGGAACTCACGAGGCTCGGAGTTGGGATACGGAGACTCTCCGTTGAGAACGAGTAA
- the porB gene encoding pyruvate synthase subunit PorB, which produces MAVRKPPITTREYWAPGHAACAGCGCATALRLATKAFSEAMEEKYGDPNAFAIAQATGCMEVVSAVFPYTAWKAPWVHVAFENAAAAASGVEAAWKKLGRKGKILAIGGDGGTADIGMQALSGMLERWHNVVYLMYDNEAYMNTGIQRSSSTPYGAWTTTSPPGKYSIGEDKPKKWVALIAAAHQVPYVATASIGNPFDFVKKMKKAAKVDGPAFVQVQCTCPTGWKSPLEKGVEIARLAIETGVWPLFEIENGDLWNIKIQSPGGGAKVKREGGRVVAIEFKKPIEEYLKLQGRFKHLFKQPEAIDVMREQIKAMWKVLGVDVTLPKPEE; this is translated from the coding sequence ATGGCCGTTAGAAAACCCCCTATCACAACTCGCGAGTACTGGGCACCCGGTCACGCCGCCTGTGCCGGCTGTGGCTGTGCCACCGCTCTTAGGCTCGCCACGAAGGCCTTCAGCGAGGCCATGGAGGAGAAGTACGGCGATCCAAACGCCTTCGCCATAGCCCAGGCAACCGGATGTATGGAGGTCGTCTCCGCCGTCTTCCCGTACACCGCCTGGAAGGCCCCGTGGGTTCATGTCGCCTTCGAGAACGCAGCTGCAGCTGCAAGCGGTGTTGAAGCAGCTTGGAAGAAGCTCGGAAGGAAGGGCAAGATACTCGCCATAGGCGGTGACGGTGGTACCGCGGACATCGGTATGCAGGCCCTCAGCGGTATGCTCGAGCGCTGGCACAACGTCGTTTACCTTATGTACGACAACGAGGCCTATATGAACACTGGAATCCAGAGGTCAAGCTCAACCCCCTACGGTGCCTGGACCACCACCAGCCCGCCGGGCAAGTACTCCATCGGTGAGGACAAGCCCAAGAAGTGGGTCGCCCTCATCGCCGCCGCCCACCAGGTTCCGTACGTCGCAACCGCCAGCATAGGCAACCCCTTCGACTTCGTCAAGAAGATGAAGAAGGCCGCCAAGGTGGACGGTCCTGCCTTCGTCCAGGTCCAGTGTACCTGCCCGACCGGATGGAAGAGCCCGCTCGAGAAGGGCGTTGAGATAGCCCGCCTCGCCATCGAGACCGGCGTCTGGCCGCTCTTCGAGATCGAGAACGGCGACCTCTGGAACATCAAGATACAGTCTCCTGGAGGAGGCGCCAAGGTCAAGCGCGAGGGCGGCAGGGTTGTCGCCATAGAGTTCAAGAAACCCATCGAGGAGTACCTCAAGCTCCAGGGCAGGTTCAAGCACCTCTTCAAGCAGCCGGAGGCCATAGACGTCATGCGCGAGCAGATCAAGGCCATGTGGAAGGTCCTCGGTGTCGATGTCACCCTCCCGAAGCCGGAGGAGTGA
- a CDS encoding pyruvate/ketoisovalerate ferredoxin oxidoreductase subunit gamma, protein MIEIRFHGRGGQGAVTAANILASAAFLEGKYVQAFPFFGVERRGAPVTAFTRIDEKPIRIKTQIYEPDIVVVLDPSLLDTVDVTAGLKDDGIVIVNTEKSKEEVLEKLKKKPAKLALVDATTIALDVLGLPITNTAILGAVSKATGVVTLEHVQKAIQDVFSGALGEKNAKAAEEAFNKTVIYEL, encoded by the coding sequence ATGATAGAGATTCGTTTTCACGGTAGGGGTGGACAAGGCGCAGTTACCGCCGCCAACATACTAGCCTCAGCTGCTTTCCTTGAGGGCAAGTACGTCCAGGCGTTCCCGTTCTTCGGCGTTGAGAGGCGTGGAGCGCCAGTTACGGCATTCACCAGGATTGACGAGAAGCCAATAAGGATAAAGACCCAGATCTACGAGCCCGACATCGTCGTCGTTCTCGACCCGAGCCTTCTCGACACCGTTGACGTCACCGCCGGTCTCAAGGACGACGGCATAGTCATCGTCAACACCGAGAAGAGCAAGGAAGAGGTTCTCGAGAAGCTCAAGAAGAAGCCGGCGAAGCTCGCGCTCGTCGATGCAACCACCATAGCCCTCGACGTTCTTGGCCTTCCGATTACCAACACCGCAATCCTCGGTGCAGTCTCAAAGGCCACCGGCGTCGTTACCCTCGAGCACGTCCAGAAGGCCATTCAGGACGTCTTCTCCGGAGCCCTTGGCGAGAAGAACGCCAAGGCCGCAGAGGAAGCCTTCAACAAGACCGTCATTTACGAGCTCTGA
- the porA gene encoding pyruvate synthase subunit PorA → MPMRKVMKANEAAAWAAKLAKPKVIAAFPITPSTLVPEKISEFVADGELDAEFIKVESEHSAISACVGASAAGVRVFTATASQGLALMHEILFIAAGMRLPIVIAVGNRSLSAPINIWNDWQDSISERDTGWMQFYAENNQEALDLILIAYKVAENEKVLIPAMVGFDAFILTHTVEPVEIPDQELVDEFLGEYEPKYAYLDPARPITQGTLAFPAHYMEARYTVWEANENAKKVIDEVFAEFEKKFGRKYQKIEEYRTDDADIIFVTMGSLAGTVKEYVDHLREKGIKAGAAKMTVYRPFPIEEVRALAKKAKVLALLEKNITFSVGGALFQDFSRALINESEKPKIVDFILGLGGRDVTFKDLDEALAIAQKALAGEEFDEVNWIGLRKEIL, encoded by the coding sequence ATGCCGATGAGAAAGGTTATGAAGGCCAACGAAGCCGCCGCCTGGGCGGCCAAGCTCGCCAAGCCGAAGGTCATAGCGGCTTTCCCGATTACACCGTCAACGCTCGTTCCAGAGAAGATCAGTGAGTTCGTCGCCGATGGGGAGCTCGATGCTGAGTTCATCAAGGTCGAGAGCGAGCACTCGGCGATTTCAGCCTGTGTCGGTGCCTCCGCGGCAGGTGTTAGAGTCTTCACCGCGACCGCTTCCCAGGGTCTAGCACTCATGCACGAGATACTCTTCATAGCTGCCGGAATGCGCCTTCCAATAGTCATCGCCGTCGGAAACCGCTCCCTGAGCGCTCCGATCAACATCTGGAACGACTGGCAGGACAGCATAAGCGAGCGCGATACCGGCTGGATGCAGTTCTACGCCGAGAACAACCAGGAGGCGCTTGACCTCATTCTGATAGCCTACAAGGTCGCCGAGAACGAGAAGGTTCTCATTCCGGCCATGGTTGGATTCGACGCCTTCATCCTGACCCACACCGTCGAGCCGGTCGAGATACCCGACCAGGAGCTCGTTGACGAGTTCCTCGGCGAGTACGAGCCGAAGTACGCATACCTCGACCCGGCCAGGCCGATAACCCAGGGTACCCTCGCCTTCCCAGCCCACTACATGGAGGCTAGATACACCGTCTGGGAGGCCAACGAGAACGCCAAGAAGGTCATCGATGAGGTTTTCGCCGAGTTCGAGAAGAAGTTCGGAAGGAAGTACCAGAAGATAGAGGAGTACAGGACGGATGACGCCGACATAATCTTCGTCACCATGGGTTCACTCGCCGGAACGGTCAAGGAGTACGTTGACCACCTCCGTGAGAAGGGAATCAAAGCCGGTGCGGCCAAAATGACCGTCTATAGGCCGTTCCCGATCGAGGAGGTTCGTGCCCTCGCCAAGAAGGCGAAGGTTCTCGCGCTCCTCGAGAAGAACATCACCTTCAGCGTCGGTGGAGCCCTCTTCCAGGACTTCAGCAGGGCGCTCATCAACGAGAGCGAGAAGCCGAAGATAGTTGACTTCATCCTCGGCCTTGGAGGCAGGGACGTCACCTTCAAGGACCTCGACGAGGCCCTGGCCATAGCCCAGAAGGCCTTGGCTGGAGAGGAGTTTGATGAGGTCAACTGGATCGGCCTGAGGAAGGAGATTCTGTGA
- a CDS encoding PQQ-binding-like beta-propeller repeat protein — protein MERAVIAFLVLLMVVVAGCIASEETPPTETTGSPLSVNAHHYEVNGTPFVNFTVTLNGTTFGPYALEGKVGGDVPLQEGILLYAGYPDEASKPTEFLLVGKSGRVVWRKRFWGPTEFWASTEGKGIFVKQGSRNPRINPVLYLVDMETGRIVLSRELPGGGRVGDIVLRDGTIYLATSTGYVHMVEDDKLRLVYFDSLSGARVSTELHLAATEEYVAVAYRFTNGSGERKGLCLFTSKLERLACRELEKRPSGVKIEGNTVYVISSTGSVPYPIEALTGTGQREDSDQNSPTGGTTTFACPPSLRISKRTTEDTEYYTHFTLRTGNRTVNVTLKGPDGKRMCTPEGVLVYTYYPGESTGGEGVFFDHNLSILWERELPALPMGYQNGSIVLVLSDEYTSQGCVYLLDPLSGEERFSFCPDEYKFYITDVKVVGEEVYIAGASLFSGDAFIYAVRGNETRKVFVASAGEHLLGVRVHLRVNDEYIRVTYGLSGWTGEADVFGHCIFRRGDLSIVECTG, from the coding sequence ATGGAGAGGGCCGTCATTGCCTTCCTCGTGCTCCTCATGGTGGTGGTTGCAGGCTGTATAGCTAGCGAGGAAACGCCGCCCACGGAAACCACGGGCAGTCCGCTCTCCGTTAATGCCCACCACTACGAGGTGAACGGTACACCCTTCGTCAACTTCACGGTTACGCTCAACGGCACCACCTTTGGCCCCTACGCCCTGGAGGGTAAGGTCGGTGGAGACGTGCCGCTCCAGGAGGGCATCCTTCTCTACGCCGGCTATCCCGACGAGGCCTCCAAACCCACGGAGTTCCTGCTGGTGGGAAAGTCCGGTCGGGTCGTGTGGAGGAAGAGGTTCTGGGGCCCCACGGAGTTCTGGGCCTCAACGGAGGGTAAGGGAATATTCGTAAAGCAGGGAAGCCGGAACCCAAGGATCAACCCTGTTCTCTACCTGGTGGACATGGAAACCGGGAGGATCGTTCTTTCCCGTGAACTTCCGGGTGGGGGAAGGGTGGGCGACATCGTGCTCAGGGACGGGACGATTTACCTTGCCACGTCCACAGGATACGTTCACATGGTGGAGGATGACAAGCTCAGACTCGTCTACTTTGACTCCCTGAGCGGGGCTCGGGTAAGTACCGAGCTCCACCTGGCCGCCACCGAGGAGTACGTGGCCGTCGCGTATCGGTTCACCAACGGGAGCGGTGAGAGGAAGGGCCTCTGCCTCTTTACCTCCAAACTGGAAAGGCTCGCGTGCAGGGAGCTGGAGAAGAGACCCAGTGGGGTCAAAATCGAGGGGAACACCGTTTACGTAATCAGTTCCACGGGGAGCGTTCCGTATCCGATAGAGGCCCTCACGGGCACAGGCCAGAGGGAAGACAGCGACCAGAACTCCCCCACGGGAGGTACCACGACATTTGCCTGCCCTCCGTCGCTGCGGATATCGAAGAGAACCACCGAGGACACCGAGTACTACACCCACTTCACCCTCCGAACGGGGAACAGAACGGTTAACGTGACCCTCAAAGGACCCGACGGGAAGCGCATGTGCACCCCGGAGGGCGTTCTGGTGTACACGTACTACCCGGGCGAATCAACGGGCGGGGAGGGAGTGTTTTTCGACCACAACCTGAGCATCCTGTGGGAGCGGGAACTTCCGGCACTCCCGATGGGATACCAGAACGGCAGCATCGTCCTCGTGCTCTCAGATGAGTACACCTCCCAGGGCTGCGTCTATCTCCTAGACCCCCTGAGTGGGGAGGAGAGGTTCAGCTTCTGCCCCGACGAGTACAAGTTCTACATCACGGACGTCAAGGTTGTGGGGGAAGAGGTCTACATCGCCGGGGCGAGCCTGTTCAGCGGGGATGCGTTCATCTACGCCGTGAGGGGAAACGAGACGAGAAAGGTCTTCGTGGCGAGCGCCGGCGAGCACCTCCTCGGCGTCAGGGTGCACCTCAGAGTAAACGACGAATACATACGGGTGACCTACGGCCTCTCGGGATGGACGGGGGAAGCGGATGTTTTCGGGCACTGCATTTTCAGAAGGGGTGACCTGTCGATAGTGGAATGCACGGGCTAA
- a CDS encoding 3-methyl-2-oxobutanoate dehydrogenase subunit delta: MNTLFGERKEGATKIVLKSVDEYPEAPVTLGTTLVNFTGDWRTFIPVIDDDKCVKCYICWKFCPEPAIFIREDGYVGVDYDYCKGCGICANECPTDAITMEKEEK, translated from the coding sequence GTGAACACGTTGTTTGGTGAAAGGAAGGAAGGGGCAACCAAGATCGTCCTCAAATCCGTGGACGAGTATCCGGAGGCCCCCGTAACATTGGGAACAACCCTCGTTAACTTCACCGGAGACTGGAGGACCTTCATACCAGTGATAGACGACGACAAGTGCGTCAAGTGCTACATCTGCTGGAAGTTCTGCCCGGAGCCGGCCATATTCATCCGCGAGGACGGCTACGTCGGCGTGGACTACGACTACTGTAAGGGTTGCGGAATCTGCGCGAACGAGTGCCCGACGGATGCTATAACAATGGAGAAGGAGGAGAAGTGA
- the porD gene encoding pyruvate synthase subunit PorD: MAETPFKAEIERVQKEYSEKMTPGAIATIPGSSVINKTGSWRVFMPEFYKDKCVRCYLCYIYCPEPAIYLDEENYPVFDYDYCKGCGICANECPTDAIIMVRETK, encoded by the coding sequence ATGGCCGAGACTCCGTTTAAGGCCGAGATTGAGAGGGTTCAGAAGGAGTATAGCGAAAAGATGACCCCGGGAGCGATAGCCACGATTCCGGGGAGTAGCGTCATAAACAAGACAGGTTCCTGGCGTGTTTTTATGCCCGAGTTCTACAAGGACAAGTGCGTTAGGTGCTACCTGTGCTACATATACTGCCCGGAGCCGGCTATCTACCTCGACGAGGAGAACTACCCGGTCTTCGACTACGACTACTGTAAGGGCTGCGGAATCTGTGCGAACGAGTGCCCGACCGATGCCATCATAATGGTTAGGGAGACCAAGTGA
- a CDS encoding hydrogenase maturation protease yields the protein MQVDEIIGDARRIVLCGVGNEKRGDYGFGAYLAEALSVAVENPNFLPINCHDVPESQAGAIIRFRPELVIVAVPLEFGGEPGKVVVADPWEAMGDVPEEFRFQLRVTLDHLAELLPETRFLLLGCQPGDWMGVSEEIKNCVRALALAFKDAVD from the coding sequence GTGCAGGTTGATGAGATAATCGGGGATGCACGCAGGATAGTTCTCTGCGGCGTGGGCAACGAGAAACGCGGTGATTATGGATTCGGGGCCTATTTGGCAGAGGCCCTCTCCGTGGCGGTGGAAAACCCGAACTTCCTCCCAATCAACTGCCACGACGTTCCCGAGAGCCAGGCGGGGGCTATAATACGCTTCCGTCCGGAGCTTGTGATAGTTGCGGTCCCCCTTGAATTCGGGGGCGAGCCCGGCAAAGTGGTCGTTGCCGACCCCTGGGAGGCCATGGGGGACGTTCCCGAGGAGTTCCGCTTCCAGCTCAGGGTGACGCTTGACCACCTGGCCGAGTTGCTCCCGGAGACCCGGTTCCTGCTCCTCGGCTGTCAGCCCGGGGACTGGATGGGGGTGAGCGAGGAAATTAAAAACTGCGTTAGAGCCCTCGCGCTGGCCTTCAAGGATGCCGTGGACTGA